Below is a window of Sporosarcina ureae DNA.
AACCTTGTTCCGTAACAATTACGTCTACATCATGCTCCGTGTGGTCTACGTGAGAAGAGAAAGGTACGATGGATGACACGTCTCCGCCTTTTGCGTAAGACTTCGTAACGAAAATCGCGATGCGCGCGTTACGAGCGAAGTCACCAGATCCACCGATACCATTCATCATGCGCGTACCGCTAACGTGTGTGGAGTTAACGTTTCCGTAGATGTCTAGCTCAAGCGCTGTGTTGAATGAAATAATACCCAAACGACGGATTACTTCCGGGTGGTTGGAGATTTCCTGTGGACGGAATACCAACTTGTCACGGTATTTACCGATGTCGTCTTGGAAGCTGTCCAAACGTTTTTTAGATAGAGTCAATGAAGTAGCAGAAGCGAATTTCACTACGCCGTCATCGATCAAGTCGAAGATTGCGTCTTGAAGTACTTCGGAATATACTTCGATATCTTTAAACTCAGAAGTTCTCATACCGTCAAGTACTGCGTTTGCAACTGAACCAACACCTGATTGAAGAGGCATTAGCGTTTCATCCATGCGGCCTAATTTGATCTCGTCACGGAAGAAGTTCAACAAGTTGTTGGCAATCTCTTGTGTCTCTTCGTCTGGAGGAACGATAGGGGATGGAATATCACCTTTCTCCGTAAGAACGATTCCGACAACCTTTGCAGGATCTACTTTGATTCCTGGTGTACCGATTTTATCTGTTGCACTGTATACAGGGATTTCTTTACGTTGGTTTTGAGCATCAGGAATATAAATGTCATGCAAGCCTTCAAACTCCATAGGTGCATTCACGTTTAATTCGATGATGACATGCTTCGCTTCTTGAACGAAAATCGGAGAGTTACCAACAGAACCAGTCGGGATGATATATCCTTCTTCTGTGATAGCAGCTGCTTCGATGATCGCGTAGTCTACAGGTCCAATTACGCCTTGGCGAATCCATTCAGATGTATGAGAAAGGTGCTGATCGATGTAGAAAGAATCACCTGAGTTGATTTTACCACGCATTGCTGGGTTGCCTTGATATGGAACACGCAAATTGATAATGTCTGCGTTTGCCATCAATTCATCAACGTTTGGGCCCATGGAAGCGCCAGTGAAAACGTTTACTTTGAAGTCTTCAGTCTTGCCTCTTTCTGCCAATGCCAATGGAACCGCTTTTGCGTCTCCGGACAAAGTAAATCCACTCAGACCTAGAGACATTCCGTCCTCGATCCAAGATGCTGCTTCTTCTGCTGTAACAATTTTGTCTTTCAGTGCTTCGCAACGAAGTACCTTGTTTAATTCGTTTGCCACGGTATCATCCACCTTACCTTTCAATTTGTATATAATTCTATCATTTATATAAATAAAATCAACACAATATTATGAGAACTATACTGATTTATCCACTTATTCAATAAAACCACTTTAATTGATGAAAAATTACAAAAACCATACAGCGCGTGGAATAGACGGTAGCTGAGAGTTTTCCCTTACGTGGAAATCCAAAAAGAACATTGTTATGGAGAGAATAGGGAATTCCCCGATAGAAACCTACTAAAAAACACGTATACTTATATAATATAAAGGAGTTTTATGAGAATTAGGTAAAAGCTCACATATTACACAAAAAGAATAGGGAATACCCTTAGTTTAAATTCAGATTAATTAGTTTATTTTAGGGTAAGAAGATTAGTAGGTTTACTACATGTACTCTACATTCTGAGAAGGAGTGGAAATGTTCGATGAAAAAGAGATTCGGATTGAATTATTTTAAACCCGTCGAGAGTTATTCCGGAAGTTGGTCAGTGCTAGAAGAGAAAAATCGTGATTGGGAAAACATGTACCGTCAACGCTGGTCGCATGACAAAGTAGTGCGCACGACACACGGCGTA
It encodes the following:
- a CDS encoding succinate CoA transferase, which gives rise to MANELNKVLRCEALKDKIVTAEEAASWIEDGMSLGLSGFTLSGDAKAVPLALAERGKTEDFKVNVFTGASMGPNVDELMANADIINLRVPYQGNPAMRGKINSGDSFYIDQHLSHTSEWIRQGVIGPVDYAIIEAAAITEEGYIIPTGSVGNSPIFVQEAKHVIIELNVNAPMEFEGLHDIYIPDAQNQRKEIPVYSATDKIGTPGIKVDPAKVVGIVLTEKGDIPSPIVPPDEETQEIANNLLNFFRDEIKLGRMDETLMPLQSGVGSVANAVLDGMRTSEFKDIEVYSEVLQDAIFDLIDDGVVKFASATSLTLSKKRLDSFQDDIGKYRDKLVFRPQEISNHPEVIRRLGIISFNTALELDIYGNVNSTHVSGTRMMNGIGGSGDFARNARIAIFVTKSYAKGGDVSSIVPFSSHVDHTEHDVDVIVTEQGYADLRGLAPRQKAELLIENCAHPDFKEELRDYYNRACEQVGGQTPHILEEALSWHVNLAKNKTMHKTAEAQK